In Rhodothermus marinus DSM 4252, a single genomic region encodes these proteins:
- the rsmI gene encoding 16S rRNA (cytidine(1402)-2'-O)-methyltransferase, with product MLYLVPTPIGNLEDLTLRALRILREVDLIACEDTRTSAKLLRHYGITTPTMSYHAHNEARKAAELVARMEAGARVALITDAGTPGISDPGFYLVRECLRRRIPVVALPGPTAFVPALAASGLPTDRFVFEGFLPTKKGRQKRLTELASEPRTIVLYESPHRLLRTLDDLARALGDERPAVVARELTKAFEEFARGTLRTLHAYYAAQPRVRGELVLVVAGTGYRPDPDWPRDRAVVVSSYTSETTS from the coding sequence ATGCTCTATCTCGTTCCTACGCCCATCGGTAATCTGGAAGACCTCACGCTGCGGGCACTGCGCATTCTGCGCGAGGTGGACCTGATCGCGTGTGAGGACACGCGCACTTCGGCCAAGCTGCTCCGGCACTACGGCATCACGACGCCCACCATGAGCTACCACGCCCACAACGAAGCCCGGAAAGCGGCCGAACTGGTGGCCCGCATGGAAGCCGGAGCGCGGGTGGCGCTGATCACCGACGCCGGCACGCCCGGCATCAGCGATCCCGGTTTTTACCTGGTGCGCGAGTGCCTGCGGCGGCGCATTCCGGTCGTGGCGCTGCCGGGTCCGACGGCCTTCGTGCCGGCGCTGGCCGCCAGCGGGCTGCCCACCGATCGGTTCGTGTTCGAAGGCTTTCTGCCGACCAAAAAGGGGCGTCAGAAACGGCTGACCGAGCTGGCTTCCGAGCCGCGCACGATCGTGCTGTACGAATCGCCTCACCGGCTGCTGCGCACGCTGGACGACCTGGCCCGCGCGCTGGGCGACGAACGTCCGGCCGTCGTGGCCCGCGAGCTGACCAAGGCGTTCGAAGAATTCGCGCGGGGCACGCTGCGCACGCTCCATGCGTACTATGCCGCGCAACCGCGCGTCCGGGGCGAGCTGGTGCTCGTTGTGGCCGGGACGGGTTACCGGCCCGATCCCGACTGGCCGCGCGACCGGGCCGTGGTCGTTTCGTCCTACACCTCGGAGACCACCTCATGA
- a CDS encoding LptF/LptG family permease, which yields MKRLHRMTLGMLPGPFLGWFGTLMFLLIMQFLIKYLPDLVGKGLPLGVILELISYNLAYMVVLAVPMATLIAMIMTFGRLAESNAYQVIKSAGISLPQLTWPLLIVGLVLTGAMMYFNNLILPEANHRARNLWIDIQRKKPGFQLQPGVFYDGIEGYSILVQHRDPETDSLRDVTIYDYRNSGEHAVLKAQRGLLQPIAGGRFIDLILEDGEFHRLRRLEGQERYERLAFARYRLRLDLSDFVFTRSQEEGYRTDRTTPTPQMLALVDSMAAEVQRNRARIRQLLLRVLGDTVSAAPAPEPPPLQRAAADSARQATRPALRGLSESQRATLYELALQQTRRLQTEIEDLQRSIQWTERRADRYRVEIHKKFSIAVACLIFVLIGMPLGLSVRRGGLGLAGGLALAIFLFYWITLVQGEKLADRGYLTPWIGMWLPNLVMGLLGVALFVYVSFDLRVTRPLTWLTCKLKALRHALSRSYAHR from the coding sequence ATGAAGCGGCTCCACCGCATGACGCTCGGCATGCTGCCCGGCCCGTTTCTGGGCTGGTTCGGCACGCTGATGTTTCTCCTTATCATGCAATTTCTCATCAAGTACCTGCCCGATCTGGTCGGCAAAGGCCTGCCGCTGGGCGTCATCCTGGAGCTGATCAGCTACAACCTGGCTTACATGGTGGTGCTGGCCGTGCCCATGGCCACGCTGATCGCCATGATCATGACGTTCGGGCGGCTGGCCGAGTCAAACGCCTATCAGGTGATCAAAAGTGCGGGCATCTCGCTGCCGCAACTGACCTGGCCGCTGCTCATCGTGGGGCTGGTGCTCACCGGCGCCATGATGTACTTCAACAACCTGATCCTGCCCGAGGCCAATCACCGCGCCCGCAACCTCTGGATCGACATCCAGCGCAAAAAGCCCGGCTTTCAGCTCCAGCCCGGTGTCTTCTACGACGGGATCGAAGGCTACAGCATCCTCGTGCAGCATCGCGATCCCGAAACCGACTCGCTGCGGGACGTGACGATCTACGACTACCGCAACAGCGGCGAACATGCCGTGCTGAAGGCGCAACGGGGCCTGCTTCAACCCATCGCAGGCGGACGCTTCATCGATCTGATTCTGGAAGACGGCGAATTTCACCGACTGCGTCGCCTCGAAGGACAGGAGCGGTACGAACGGCTGGCGTTTGCCCGCTACCGGCTGCGGCTGGACCTGTCGGACTTCGTGTTCACCCGGAGCCAGGAAGAAGGCTACCGCACCGACCGCACGACGCCCACGCCCCAGATGCTGGCGCTGGTCGATTCGATGGCGGCGGAAGTGCAGCGCAACCGGGCCCGCATTCGCCAGCTCCTGCTGCGCGTGCTGGGCGACACGGTGAGCGCTGCGCCTGCACCTGAACCGCCGCCTCTACAACGGGCTGCAGCCGACTCCGCCCGTCAGGCCACGCGACCGGCCCTTCGGGGTCTTTCGGAAAGCCAGCGGGCCACGCTCTACGAACTGGCCCTCCAGCAAACCCGCCGGCTTCAGACCGAGATCGAAGACCTGCAGCGTTCGATTCAGTGGACCGAGCGGCGCGCCGACCGCTACCGCGTCGAGATCCACAAGAAGTTTTCCATTGCGGTCGCCTGTCTGATCTTTGTGCTCATCGGCATGCCGCTGGGGCTGAGCGTACGTCGGGGCGGCCTGGGACTGGCCGGCGGTCTGGCGCTGGCAATTTTTCTGTTCTACTGGATCACGCTCGTGCAGGGCGAAAAGCTGGCCGACCGGGGCTATCTGACCCCCTGGATCGGCATGTGGCTGCCCAATCTGGTGATGGGGTTGCTCGGGGTGGCGCTGTTCGTGTACGTTTCGTTCGACCTGCGCGTGACGCGCCCACTGACCTGGCTGACCTGCAAACTCAAGGCGCTGCGCCATGCTCTATCTCGTTCCTACGCCCATCGGTAA
- a CDS encoding metallophosphoesterase: MGRFALFSVGLVLLTLAIDGYVYVNWRRFARPRPALRWTLAIYRVLLWTMPLALPGYFLLFRWWEVEPKLARALFFGFWAFYYVPKVPIALVLLLKDGLRLISRLMARLRPASPTPSAPSTNPARRMSRAEFLQKLGWSAAALPFLAVGHGVLRTLYDFTVHRVTLPVPDLPRALDGLTIGQISDLHAGSFFDERPAHEAVELLLALKPDLIVITGDYVNHDADELPIILPALRKLKAELGVWGCLGNHDHYAHTPDVVRRLHEQTPLRLLINAHHTFQIDGARLHLIGTDNTGFHQRFADLPRALQGLEPDPNGEEFRLLLAHDPTFWDLEVRPGYPDIDLMLCGHTHGGQIGVELGPLRWGLARLVYQRWAGLYVEPAPSRRGRQYLYVNRGVGTVGPPLRLGIRPEITLVTLRRA, encoded by the coding sequence ATGGGGCGGTTTGCGCTGTTTTCGGTCGGGCTCGTGCTGCTGACGCTGGCCATCGACGGATACGTGTACGTGAACTGGCGTCGCTTTGCCCGGCCCCGACCGGCGCTGCGCTGGACGCTGGCCATCTACCGGGTGCTGCTGTGGACGATGCCGCTGGCACTACCGGGCTACTTTCTGCTGTTTCGGTGGTGGGAGGTGGAGCCCAAGCTGGCCCGCGCGCTGTTTTTCGGCTTCTGGGCCTTTTACTATGTGCCCAAGGTGCCCATCGCGCTGGTGCTGTTGCTCAAAGACGGCCTGCGACTGATTTCCCGCCTGATGGCGCGCCTGCGTCCGGCGTCGCCGACACCTTCCGCTCCCTCAACGAACCCTGCCCGCCGCATGAGTCGCGCCGAATTTCTGCAGAAGCTGGGCTGGTCGGCCGCCGCCCTGCCGTTCTTGGCCGTCGGACACGGCGTGCTGCGCACGCTGTACGACTTCACCGTCCATCGCGTGACGCTGCCCGTCCCCGACCTGCCCCGGGCGCTTGACGGACTGACCATCGGTCAGATTTCGGACCTGCACGCCGGCTCGTTTTTCGACGAGCGGCCGGCCCACGAGGCCGTCGAACTGCTGCTGGCGCTCAAGCCCGACCTGATCGTCATCACGGGCGACTACGTCAACCACGACGCCGACGAACTGCCCATCATCCTCCCGGCGCTGCGTAAGCTGAAGGCCGAACTGGGCGTCTGGGGTTGCCTGGGCAACCACGACCACTACGCCCACACGCCCGACGTGGTGCGACGACTGCACGAGCAGACCCCGTTGCGGCTGCTCATCAATGCCCACCATACGTTCCAGATCGACGGAGCCCGCCTGCACCTGATCGGTACCGACAACACGGGCTTCCACCAGCGCTTTGCCGATCTGCCCCGGGCACTCCAGGGCCTGGAGCCCGACCCGAACGGCGAGGAGTTCCGGCTGCTGCTGGCGCACGACCCGACGTTCTGGGATCTGGAGGTGCGGCCCGGCTATCCCGACATCGACCTGATGCTCTGCGGCCACACGCACGGCGGCCAGATCGGCGTCGAGCTGGGTCCGTTGCGCTGGGGACTGGCCCGGCTCGTCTACCAGCGCTGGGCCGGGCTCTACGTCGAACCCGCGCCATCCCGCCGGGGCCGCCAGTACCTGTACGTCAACCGGGGCGTGGGTACCGTCGGCCCGCCGCTCCGGCTGGGCATCCGCCCCGAAATCACGCTGGTCACGTTGCGCCGCGCCTGA
- a CDS encoding MBL fold metallo-hydrolase, with the protein MKIHRFTFNPFQTNCYICHDGDEAVLIDPSCHTRAEQQAVVDYLERNGLRLRHLLLTHGHIDHIFGCRFFSEYAGKGFWMHRADVPFLEQAEAQGQFFGVSVEPPPPPEGFLDEGDTITFGQTTWTVLHTPGHSPGSISFYDEKHKLVIVGDVLFQGSIGRTDLPGGSLPVLMQSIFQKLVPLGDDTRVYPGHGPETTIGRERRHNPFLTGAFPL; encoded by the coding sequence ATGAAAATCCACCGCTTCACGTTCAACCCGTTTCAGACGAACTGTTACATCTGTCACGACGGCGACGAGGCCGTGCTGATCGATCCGTCCTGCCACACGCGTGCCGAGCAGCAGGCCGTGGTCGATTACCTGGAACGCAACGGATTGCGGCTGCGCCATCTGCTGCTGACGCACGGCCACATCGATCACATCTTCGGATGCCGGTTTTTCAGCGAGTATGCGGGGAAAGGCTTCTGGATGCACCGGGCCGACGTGCCGTTTCTGGAGCAGGCCGAAGCGCAGGGGCAGTTCTTCGGCGTGTCGGTCGAGCCGCCTCCGCCGCCGGAAGGCTTTCTGGACGAAGGCGACACGATCACGTTCGGCCAGACCACCTGGACGGTGCTGCACACGCCGGGGCACTCGCCGGGCTCCATCAGCTTCTACGATGAAAAGCATAAACTGGTGATCGTGGGCGACGTGCTCTTTCAGGGATCGATCGGACGCACCGACCTGCCCGGCGGCAGCCTGCCCGTGCTCATGCAGTCGATCTTTCAGAAGCTGGTCCCGCTGGGCGACGACACGCGCGTCTATCCGGGGCACGGACCCGAGACCACCATCGGCCGGGAGCGGCGGCACAATCCGTTTCTGACCGGTGCTTTTCCGTTGTAA
- the bshA gene encoding N-acetyl-alpha-D-glucosaminyl L-malate synthase BshA, with the protein MRIGISCYPVYGGSGVVATELGKALAARGHEIHFIAYSMPFRLSHITERIYFHEVNVNTYPLFEYPPYDLALTSKMVDVVKYEKLDLLHVHYAIPHATSAVLARQILEKQGIYVPVITTLHGTDITIVGQDPSFNPVVTYSINESDGVTAVSDYLRRETLTHFEITRPIEVIPNFVNTRRFRRLNKLHFKQALCPQGEKVIVHVSNFRPVKRVPEVVRVFHRLRQEGLAVKLLLVGDGPDRVPTEHLARELGVYDDVRFLGKQDPVEEILSIADVFLMPSGSETFGLAALEAMACGVPVVASNIGGLPELIVDGETGFLCPLGDLDAFTERTRRILTDDELWARMSRAARRRAVEHFDTERIVPRYEAYYEQVLAQAAPRMV; encoded by the coding sequence ATGCGCATTGGAATTTCCTGCTACCCGGTCTACGGAGGCAGCGGCGTGGTGGCCACCGAGCTGGGCAAAGCCCTGGCCGCCCGCGGCCACGAGATTCATTTTATCGCATACTCCATGCCGTTTCGGCTCTCGCACATCACCGAGCGTATCTATTTTCACGAAGTGAACGTCAACACCTATCCGCTTTTCGAATACCCGCCCTACGATCTGGCGCTGACCAGCAAGATGGTGGACGTGGTCAAGTATGAAAAGCTGGACCTGCTGCACGTCCACTACGCGATCCCGCACGCCACCAGCGCCGTCCTGGCCCGCCAGATTCTGGAAAAACAGGGCATCTACGTGCCGGTCATCACCACGCTGCACGGCACCGACATCACGATCGTGGGGCAGGACCCATCGTTCAACCCGGTGGTCACCTATTCGATCAACGAATCGGACGGCGTCACGGCCGTTTCCGACTACCTGCGCCGCGAGACGCTCACCCACTTCGAAATCACCCGCCCCATCGAGGTGATTCCCAACTTCGTCAACACGCGGCGCTTTCGCCGGCTGAACAAGCTGCATTTCAAGCAGGCCCTGTGCCCCCAGGGCGAAAAGGTGATCGTACACGTGTCCAACTTCCGGCCGGTCAAGCGCGTGCCGGAAGTAGTGCGCGTCTTCCACCGACTCCGGCAGGAAGGGCTGGCCGTCAAGCTGCTGCTGGTGGGCGACGGGCCCGACCGCGTCCCGACCGAGCACCTGGCCCGTGAGCTGGGCGTCTACGACGACGTGCGCTTTCTGGGCAAGCAGGATCCGGTCGAGGAGATTCTTTCCATTGCGGACGTCTTCCTGATGCCCAGCGGCTCCGAGACGTTCGGCCTGGCCGCGCTCGAAGCGATGGCCTGCGGCGTGCCCGTCGTGGCCAGCAACATCGGCGGCCTGCCCGAACTGATCGTCGACGGCGAGACCGGCTTCCTGTGCCCGCTGGGCGACCTGGACGCTTTCACCGAACGCACCCGTCGCATCCTCACCGATGACGAACTCTGGGCGCGCATGAGCCGGGCCGCCCGCCGCCGCGCCGTGGAACATTTCGACACGGAGCGCATCGTTCCCCGCTACGAAGCCTACTACGAGCAGGTGCTGGCCCAGGCCGCACCCCGCATGGTCTGA
- a CDS encoding porin family protein, with protein sequence MVRQTVVSRLFSYGLLLLLLALPTAAQAQLGVSLGLNFNQLSDIKTGDTRATFDNSQGWHVAVWFDLPLGPVAIRPGLRYMDAGSLYRGFREDLSDPSVQEGFDVTLLEIPIDVRYRMPLPFLTPYVMAGPVLRFPSGDEAIKDNLKEFSLAGSLGVGVEVSLLGLRLYPELQYTFGVTEFTKGFEVGGVEINPDARQHLNVVMLRVGVAL encoded by the coding sequence ATGGTCAGACAGACGGTTGTCTCGCGTCTTTTCTCGTATGGGTTGCTTTTGCTGCTGCTCGCGTTACCGACCGCCGCGCAGGCGCAACTCGGCGTTTCGCTGGGACTCAACTTCAACCAGCTCAGTGACATCAAAACCGGCGACACCCGGGCCACGTTCGACAACAGCCAGGGCTGGCACGTGGCCGTCTGGTTCGATCTGCCGCTGGGACCGGTGGCCATTCGCCCCGGATTGCGTTACATGGACGCCGGATCTCTGTACCGGGGATTTCGGGAAGATCTTTCTGATCCATCTGTTCAGGAAGGGTTCGACGTGACCCTGCTGGAGATTCCTATCGATGTGCGCTACCGGATGCCGCTGCCGTTTCTGACCCCATACGTGATGGCCGGTCCGGTGCTGCGCTTTCCGTCCGGTGACGAGGCCATCAAGGATAATCTGAAAGAATTCAGTCTGGCCGGTAGCCTGGGGGTCGGTGTAGAGGTGAGCCTGCTGGGACTGCGGCTCTATCCTGAATTGCAGTATACTTTCGGCGTCACAGAGTTTACTAAAGGATTTGAGGTAGGTGGAGTCGAGATCAATCCGGATGCCCGCCAGCACCTGAACGTGGTAATGCTGCGCGTGGGGGTAGCGCTGTAA
- a CDS encoding endonuclease/exonuclease/phosphatase family protein, whose amino-acid sequence MLRRLTPLLLTIFLLVPACRQTEPEPEVVEYPREGLFVPEPPPEYRAEGIRIATLNTFFLFDGYGDEGQTDFPHKGNPEAARRHRARIAQVLRMINADLVVLQEVENEEVLRRMVTEDLPDLNYEVHFVQGHDTFTGQDVAVLSRLPVEKIGRTEERVPVEGTDDTYGVSKNIWVRLYLGDLPATIIGVHFLAQPDDSRRKPRREAQAEVIRRLVERELAAGRAVAVLGDFNDYDESVLDLNGHRPITRTLALVKAAGPGPDDDLYNVMAEVPQHDRFTVFYDADEDWQVEWPELAAIDHVLLSPRLRARLREVHYVQAYDPRTVTDHFPIVVTLAPR is encoded by the coding sequence ATGCTGCGCCGTCTGACGCCCCTTTTGCTGACCATCTTCCTGCTGGTTCCTGCCTGCCGGCAGACCGAGCCGGAACCGGAAGTCGTCGAGTATCCGCGGGAAGGACTTTTCGTACCCGAACCGCCGCCCGAGTACCGGGCCGAAGGCATCCGGATCGCGACGCTCAACACGTTCTTCCTGTTCGATGGCTACGGCGACGAAGGCCAGACCGACTTTCCGCACAAGGGCAATCCCGAAGCGGCCCGTCGCCACCGCGCACGCATTGCACAGGTACTGCGCATGATCAACGCGGACCTCGTCGTCCTGCAGGAGGTGGAAAACGAAGAGGTGCTCCGGCGCATGGTGACCGAGGATCTGCCCGATCTGAACTACGAGGTCCACTTCGTCCAGGGGCACGACACGTTCACCGGCCAGGATGTGGCTGTACTGTCCCGCCTTCCCGTCGAAAAGATCGGCCGCACCGAAGAGCGCGTGCCGGTAGAGGGCACCGACGACACCTACGGCGTGAGCAAAAACATCTGGGTGCGGCTCTATCTGGGCGATCTGCCCGCCACGATCATCGGCGTGCACTTTCTGGCGCAGCCAGACGACTCGCGTCGCAAGCCCCGCCGCGAAGCCCAGGCCGAGGTCATCCGCCGGCTGGTCGAACGTGAACTGGCCGCCGGACGCGCCGTGGCCGTGCTCGGCGACTTCAACGACTATGACGAGTCGGTGCTTGATCTGAACGGGCACCGGCCGATCACCCGCACGCTGGCGCTGGTCAAAGCGGCCGGACCGGGCCCCGACGACGACCTTTACAACGTGATGGCCGAGGTGCCACAGCACGATCGTTTCACCGTCTTCTACGACGCCGACGAGGACTGGCAGGTGGAGTGGCCGGAGCTGGCCGCCATCGACCACGTGCTGCTTTCGCCCCGGCTCCGCGCCCGTCTACGCGAGGTGCACTACGTGCAGGCCTACGATCCGCGTACCGTCACCGACCACTTTCCGATTGTCGTCACGCTGGCTCCGCGCTAA
- a CDS encoding cell wall hydrolase, which yields MRSRRTAGILLLALLLLMTGVLAFHTNLLMGDTAPLTDEDPSFVYSELDSLQTVRAQLVQLGARRLPPVPPEAIDSETLWLARVIYSETKRPEEMELVAWVVRNRVETRFRGKATYRDVVLDPFQFSAFIPYNPRRQYYMRLTPHSRAPGWQQALSIAYYVRFADTTHRPFSIRTRHFYSEQSMTGRLLPVWAEGVHPVQPMRYRVDAQRFRFYEDIS from the coding sequence ATGAGAAGCAGGCGAACAGCAGGTATCCTGCTGCTGGCGCTGCTCCTGCTAATGACCGGCGTTCTGGCGTTCCATACAAATCTACTGATGGGGGACACCGCTCCCCTGACGGATGAGGACCCATCGTTTGTGTATTCAGAGCTGGACTCGCTGCAGACGGTACGGGCCCAGCTGGTTCAGCTGGGTGCACGCCGGTTGCCGCCGGTGCCTCCCGAAGCGATCGACTCGGAGACGCTCTGGCTGGCACGGGTCATCTACTCCGAGACGAAGCGTCCCGAAGAGATGGAACTGGTGGCCTGGGTGGTCCGGAACCGCGTCGAGACGCGGTTCCGTGGCAAGGCCACCTATCGAGACGTCGTGCTCGATCCATTCCAGTTCAGCGCCTTCATTCCCTACAACCCGCGCCGGCAGTATTACATGCGCCTGACGCCCCATTCCAGGGCGCCCGGCTGGCAGCAGGCGCTCAGCATCGCCTACTACGTACGCTTTGCGGATACAACGCATCGGCCGTTTTCCATCCGCACGCGCCATTTTTACAGCGAGCAGTCTATGACCGGCCGCCTGCTGCCCGTCTGGGCCGAAGGTGTCCATCCCGTACAACCCATGCGCTACCGGGTGGACGCACAGCGTTTCCGGTTTTACGAAGATATCTCCTGA
- a CDS encoding TolB family protein: protein MWALLLGGWLLIVVNAQAQPLGPFEAHGNVGEVKRPGTVAYDPEEQVFVVAGSGANMWGDRDAFHFLWRRMTGRFMLQARGHFLGEGVDPHRKMGWIIRAGLGPDDPYVDIAIHGDGLAAVQFRRVRGGPTEEIRFAVKGPDVFQLERDEDRYVASVARFGEPFVQQELSGLALGDTVYAGLFVCAHNDTVLERALFDNVRLIVPAPEDFVPYQDYIGSLLEVLDVETGRRKVLYTSEASIQAPNWTPDGRALIYNQDGLLYRFDLATRRPSVIPTGFATQNNNDHVLSPDGRWLGLSHHAPEYGGRSIIYVVPIEGGTPRQVTPTGPSYLHGWSPDGRYLVYTAERDGDYDIYRIPVEGGEEVRLTDTPGLDDGPEYSPDGRYIYFNSVRSGTMQIWRMRPDGTEPEQLTDDAFNNWFPHVSPDGRWVLFLSYLPDVDPSDHPFYRLVYLRMMPAAGGSPRVVAYLYGGQGTLNVNSWAPDSRHAAFVSNSDKLRP, encoded by the coding sequence ATGTGGGCGTTGCTACTGGGAGGCTGGCTGCTGATTGTTGTGAACGCACAGGCGCAACCGCTGGGACCGTTCGAAGCCCATGGCAATGTCGGCGAAGTAAAGCGACCGGGAACGGTCGCCTATGACCCTGAGGAGCAGGTTTTTGTGGTGGCCGGCTCGGGTGCCAACATGTGGGGCGATCGGGATGCATTCCACTTTCTCTGGCGGCGCATGACGGGCCGCTTTATGCTGCAGGCGCGCGGTCACTTCCTCGGGGAAGGGGTGGATCCGCACCGCAAGATGGGCTGGATCATCCGGGCCGGACTGGGGCCGGACGATCCCTACGTGGACATTGCCATTCACGGCGACGGACTGGCTGCGGTGCAGTTCCGCCGCGTCCGCGGTGGTCCCACCGAAGAGATTCGCTTTGCCGTGAAGGGACCGGACGTTTTTCAGCTGGAACGCGACGAGGATCGCTACGTCGCCTCGGTCGCCCGTTTTGGCGAACCGTTCGTTCAGCAAGAACTGAGCGGTCTGGCGCTGGGCGATACCGTCTATGCCGGTTTGTTCGTCTGTGCGCACAACGATACGGTACTGGAGCGGGCCCTGTTCGATAACGTCCGACTGATCGTGCCGGCCCCTGAAGACTTCGTGCCCTACCAGGACTACATCGGCAGCCTGCTGGAAGTGCTGGACGTGGAGACCGGCCGCCGCAAGGTGCTCTACACGAGCGAGGCATCCATCCAGGCGCCCAACTGGACGCCGGACGGACGCGCCCTCATTTACAACCAGGACGGTCTGCTCTACCGGTTCGATCTGGCCACGCGCAGGCCTTCGGTGATTCCGACCGGCTTTGCCACCCAGAACAACAACGACCACGTGCTTTCACCGGACGGTCGCTGGCTGGGACTGAGTCATCATGCCCCGGAGTACGGGGGACGTTCCATCATCTACGTGGTGCCGATCGAAGGCGGCACGCCCCGTCAGGTAACGCCCACCGGTCCGTCGTACCTGCATGGCTGGTCTCCAGACGGCCGCTATCTGGTCTACACGGCCGAACGCGACGGTGACTACGACATCTACCGCATCCCGGTAGAAGGTGGCGAGGAGGTACGGCTGACGGACACACCCGGGCTGGACGACGGGCCGGAGTACTCGCCGGATGGCCGGTATATCTACTTCAACTCGGTGCGGAGCGGCACCATGCAGATCTGGCGTATGCGGCCGGACGGGACCGAGCCCGAACAGCTTACGGATGACGCGTTCAACAACTGGTTTCCACATGTTTCTCCGGATGGCCGCTGGGTGCTGTTTCTCTCGTACCTGCCGGACGTCGATCCGAGCGATCATCCATTCTATCGGCTGGTGTACCTGCGCATGATGCCGGCAGCGGGCGGTTCCCCGCGCGTCGTGGCTTATCTCTACGGTGGGCAGGGTACGCTGAACGTGAACAGCTGGGCCCCGGACAGCCGCCATGCCGCCTTCGTAAGCAACAGCGACAAATTGCGGCCCTGA
- a CDS encoding 4-phosphoerythronate dehydrogenase, producing MLLHPGLQRPLRIVADENIPFAREAFRGFGVVRPLPADQITPATVRNCDVLLVRSVTRVDAALLEGSRVQFVGSATSGIDHVDLAYLQKRGIAFAHAPGANADAVVEYVLAALLELAVRRNVPLRGRVAGIVGCGHIGGRLARRLPALGLEVLCCDPPLAEQTGRSDFVSLETILAEADIVTLHVPLTRTGPHATYHLIDAAALARLRPSAWLLNTSRGAVVDGRSLLEARRQGRPEAVVLDVWEGEPAPDPELVAHVDLATPHIAGHSYDGKVRATLMLAEALARHLNLPLRADDSELLQPQPGDRLDLIPPDYRLPEAQWLAELVRQMYDIAADDARFRIVMQNGTPERRAERFLELRRTYPRRRSFSVHRIDRAFVPEPLQEAVAVGLGVQLVAAETMAQ from the coding sequence ATGTTGCTGCACCCCGGGCTGCAGCGCCCCCTGCGCATCGTTGCCGACGAGAACATCCCCTTTGCACGTGAAGCTTTCAGGGGGTTCGGGGTCGTGCGGCCGTTGCCCGCCGATCAGATCACGCCGGCTACAGTGCGCAATTGCGACGTGCTGCTGGTGCGTAGCGTGACCCGCGTCGATGCGGCCCTGCTGGAAGGTAGTCGTGTGCAGTTCGTGGGCTCGGCCACCAGCGGGATCGATCACGTCGATCTGGCCTATCTGCAGAAGCGGGGTATTGCGTTTGCCCATGCGCCCGGTGCCAATGCAGATGCCGTCGTCGAGTACGTGCTGGCGGCGCTGCTGGAGCTGGCCGTGCGTCGAAACGTGCCGCTGCGGGGGCGAGTGGCCGGCATCGTCGGTTGCGGCCACATCGGGGGACGACTGGCTCGGCGGCTTCCCGCGCTGGGGCTGGAAGTGCTCTGCTGCGATCCGCCGCTGGCCGAGCAGACCGGACGCTCCGACTTCGTGTCGCTCGAGACCATCCTGGCCGAAGCCGACATTGTAACGCTGCACGTGCCGCTGACGCGCACCGGCCCGCATGCCACCTATCACCTGATCGACGCAGCGGCACTGGCCCGCCTGCGTCCTTCGGCCTGGCTGCTGAACACGTCACGCGGAGCCGTCGTGGACGGAAGGTCTCTGCTGGAAGCCCGACGCCAGGGGCGTCCGGAGGCGGTCGTGCTGGACGTCTGGGAAGGCGAACCGGCGCCCGATCCGGAACTGGTCGCCCATGTGGACCTCGCCACGCCACACATCGCCGGACATTCCTACGACGGCAAGGTGCGGGCCACGCTCATGCTGGCCGAAGCGCTGGCCCGGCATCTGAACCTGCCGCTGCGGGCGGACGACAGCGAGCTGCTCCAGCCTCAGCCCGGCGATCGGCTGGACCTGATCCCGCCCGATTATCGGCTGCCTGAAGCGCAATGGCTCGCCGAACTGGTGCGTCAGATGTACGACATTGCCGCCGACGATGCCCGCTTTCGAATCGTCATGCAGAACGGCACGCCGGAGCGACGGGCCGAGCGCTTTCTGGAACTGCGCCGCACCTATCCCCGCCGCCGGAGCTTTTCGGTGCACCGGATCGACCGCGCCTTCGTCCCAGAGCCCTTGCAGGAAGCCGTGGCGGTCGGGCTGGGCGTGCAGCTGGTCGCGGCGGAAACAATGGCTCAGTAG